The Pocillopora verrucosa isolate sample1 chromosome 14, ASM3666991v2, whole genome shotgun sequence genome has a segment encoding these proteins:
- the LOC131778292 gene encoding thyroxine 5-deiodinase, translated as MAMSVSVALPFYTASLALLIAFGILRFLFCTLVFRKLVVKLFIKFAGCEISQEVYGNSLFGWEMYKAVTAALMTDLQKKAKLGAEAPNPCVVSANGQLRSNLLDFAKKSRPLVVNFGSCTCPFFMDRLRDFNEITADFRDIADFVVIYISEAHPSDGWAFKTDFHVKQHRTLEERVQAALLFQDASKLETPVLVDCVDNEANQAYGALPIRLCIILNGRVEFVGGMGPTFYRTQEVRRWLTKWRESELNV; from the exons ATGGCCATGTCAGTCTCAGTAGCACTTCCTTTCTATACGGCATCTTTGGCCCTTCTTATTGCGTTCGGTATCCTACGGTTTCTATTCTGTACCTTGGTGTTCCGAAAGCTGGTCGTTAAACTGTTCATCAAGTTTGCAGGATGTGAAATCAGCCAAGAAGTGTACGGTAACAGTTTGTTTGGATGGGAGATGTATAAAGCGGTGACGGCCGCTTTGATGACAGATCTGCAGAAAAAAGCGAAGCTCGGTGCAGAAGCACCAAATCCTTGTGTTGTGTCGGCCAACGGCCAGTTGCGTTCAAATTTATTAGACTTCGCCAAGAAGAGCAGGCCGTTGGTGGTGAATTTCGGCAGCTGCACTTGCCCTTTCTTCATGGATAGGCTGAGAGACTTCAACGAGATCACGGCGGATTTTAGAGATATAGCTGATTTCGTCGTCATTTATATCTCCGAAGCGCATCCCTCAGACGGCTGGGCTTTCAAG ACTGACTTCCACGTGAAACAGCATCGCACTCTAGAGGAAAGAGTCCAAGCAGCTCTGCTGTTTCAGGACGCGTCTAAGCTAGAAACTCCAGTGTTGGTGGATTGTGTAGATAACGAAGCGAACCAAGCGTATGGCGCACTGCCAATCCGACTGTGTATTATCTTAAATGGAAGAGTTGAATTTGTTGGCGGGATGGGTCCGACATTTTACAGAACACAGGAGGTCAGACGATGGTTAACGAAATGGAGGGAAAGTGAATTGAACGTGTAA
- the LOC131778291 gene encoding melatonin receptor type 1B-B-like: MASEGQTILSQELQQRSLGLVVFESALMMFINILAFIGNMLVCWAVYRNQRLRTIPNIYVVTLAISDALMAVLCMPMSAVLLITGEWPLSSAVCHFQGFFCFFCALYSLLLMTATAVNRYFRVVKPNLYRQRFKVKSTCISVVAITLFAAFGAGLSSMAQWATFIVHYGKVICFMDFDTPYLDMAYMAYLDVIYISVPIGIITFAYYKIFTTIKQHNQEMNNTRKGATLRLNVEEVKITKALFAAVLGFILCWGPIAIIDMVDSFSAHKLAIPRQVFMLYIYLGFGSCSINPVIYGVMNRAFRAEFLRVLTFWKRKNEVVQLDGTFTVAALSFSQ, translated from the coding sequence ATGGCGAGTGAGGGGCAAACAATTCTTTCCCAAGAACTTCAGCAAAGATCACTTGGTTTGGTTGTCTTCGAAAGTGCTCTTATGATGTTTATCAATATTCTGGCCTTCATAGGTAACATGCTAGTCTGCTGGGCTGTGTACCGTAACCAACGACTTCGCACCATACCAAACATCTATGTCGTTACTCTGGCCATATCTGATGCTCTCATGGCAGTACTCTGTATGCCAATGTCCGCGGTTCTTCTTATAACAGGAGAGTGGCCATTGAGCAGTGCTGTTTGTCATTTCcaaggatttttttgttttttctgtgcGTTATACTCTTTGCTGCTTATGACTGCAACGGCTGTGAACCGATATTTTCGCGTGGTGAAACCCAATCTTTATCGCCAGCGTTTTAAAGTAAAATCAACATGTATCTCTGTGGTTGCCATAACACTTTTCGCAGCTTTTGGTGCAGGGCTTTCATCGATGGCTCAGTGGGCCACATTTATCGTGCACTACGGTAAAGTTATCTGTTTTATGGACTTCGATACACCGTACCTGGACATGGCATACATGGCGTATTTGGATGTTATCTACATCTCTGTTCCCATTGGAATCATCACCTTCGCATATTACAAGATTTTTACAACCATCAAACAACATAATCAGGAGATGAACAATACAAGAAAAGGGGCGACTCTTCGACTGAATGTGGAAGaagtaaaaataacaaaggCACTTTTCGCAGCTGTGCTGGGCTTTATCCTCTGTTGGGGACCTATAGCTATTATTGACATGGTTGATTCTTTCTCAGCGCATAAACTCGCTATCCCACGGCAGGTTTTCATGTTATATATATATCTCGGTTTTGGCAGTTGTTCCATTAATCCTGTAATATACGGAGTCATGAATAGAGCGTTTCGAGCAGAATTCCTACGGGTTTTAACTTTctggaaaagaaagaatgaagTGGTTCAACTTGATGGGACCTTCACTGTTGCTGCCCTGTCTTTTTCACAGTGA